The Chitinophaga niabensis genome segment GCATTTGTAATCCTACTGTTTTAACAGCTTCCGGTTCTACGAGTGTGAGGCTCATGTGTAAGGGACAGGGCCTGTGTTCGCTGGCGGCGTTCTTTTCTTTCAGTCTGTCAATGAACTTCTGTGGAATGCCTTTAATGATCTGGTTGCCTTTCTGACCTAAGAAACCGAGTATGGGTAAGCCGATGGTCATGTTGCCACCTACAAAGCTCCTGCTGTCTATCAGCGTTACGCTTAAGCCATCTTCTGCAGCAGCTTGTGCAGCAATGATGCCGGAGGGGCCTCCTCCTACAACTAATACATCTACTTCCAAACGTACGGGCAAACTTCTTGCCGGTTCCGTGATCATTGTTTTATTTTCCATACTATGATATTTTAGGTTTCTCTTGTTTTACCATTGTCCACAGGATCAATACGGCTATGGGATGTAAGAAGGCCATAGCTATGAAGACCTTTTCCGCACCGATCGTTCCCATGAACTGACCGGTGAAATAATTAAACAGCACTGCACCCAATGCACCAAAACCTCCTGCAATACCTAAAACACTCGCTACATTCTTTACGGGAAAGGCTTCTGCAATTACCACGCTGATCGTAAATAACCAGCTTAAGCAGGCTACAGCTACAATACTGAAGATGAGCAAGGTGGCAAAGGGATGTTTTAAGTAAGGCGTTAACATGCAAAGCGGTGCTACAATAGCTACACTGCTCAACATGATCTTACGTGCTTTTAATGGTGCTTTCCCTTTCCTCACCATTGCATCAGACCATATGGAAGTACCAATGGCACCAAGGTCTGCCACTAAAAATGGGATCCATCCGAACATGCCCATCTGTACTAAGGATAGTCCGGATTCTTCCTGTAAATATCCCGGCAGCCAGAAAAGACAGAAATACCAAACGGGATCACTTACCAAACGGATCAGTAAAATGCCCCAGAGACTTTTCCTGGTCCATAACTGTCTCCAGGTGAAAGCTGACGCTGTTATTTCTACTGCTGCAGACGCTACACCGGGAGGCGGCGCTTTATAAATAATGATCCACAAAAGCGCGATGATCAAACCTGTTACACCAGCTACGATAAAAACAGTATGCCAGTTATAGGTAATAGCCAGCCAGGCTACGAGAGGTGGTGCAATGATGGCGCCTATTGAACTTCCGGCCACACATAAACTGTTAGCCGTAGCCCTCAGCTTACCGGGAAACCAAACTGCAATCACTTTTAATTGTGCGGGGAAATTGGTGGGTTCTGCCATGCCCAGCAGGCCGCGGAAAAAAGTAAACTGACCAAAGGTCCTGGAGATGCCGCCACCAATACAGGCAACAGACCATCCTATAATTCCCGCAAACATCACTTTCTTTGCGCCGAACTTATCTACCAGCCAGCCCGATACGGGATACATGATAGCATAACAAACCGTGAATATATTCAGAATGAGTGCATAACCTTCATCGCCTAAATGATACTCGTCTTTAATGACCGGTTTGAGTATAGACACGATCTGCCTGTCGAAATAATTGAATACGATCGCTAAGAATATAATGAAGATTATAAACCAGCGCCTTCTTCGTGGAACTAAAAAAGAGGTCATAACGCAGCCTTGTTTAATCTCTGTCCATCAGGCCTTAAATGACCAAATTAAACAATATAAAAGTAAATTAAAACTAAAATAAACATTTTTAAATAAAATTATACTCATTTTATGCTGTTCCGGGTACCGGAACAGCTACCTGAATTGGAATTTAAATTCTATCATTGTGAATTATTCCGCCGGACATTACCATATCATGAGAAAATGCATCCTCTATGGCGCCCTGTTTTTGATGGCCTGCGGCCAACGTACTCAGCAACAGGAGCAGACACAACAGACTGATAAGAAAGAAACGATCACCCGGCCCGATAATTTCGGGGCAGATGTTGCATTCCTGAAAGAATATGTGGAAACGGTGATATTAACGGATAGTACCAGCAAAGCGGCGATTGCAATTGTACCGGCCTGGCAGGGAAGGGTGATGACCAGTACGGCTGCGGGTAATGATGGAAGAAGTCTTGGCTGGCTGAACCACGACCTGATCGCTTCTAAGAAAACACAGCCTCATATTAATGCATATGGCGGGGAGGATAGATTCTGGCTGGGACCGGAAGGCAGTCAGAACAGTTTCTATTTTGCGCCGGGAGATACATTTGACCTTGCACACTGGCAGGTACCTGCAGCATTGGATACGGAACCATTTAAGCTGATCTCCAAAACAAAGGGGACTGTTACATTTGAGCGGGATATCCAACTCACCAATTACAAAGGCCATGTATTTGATATCAAAGCTACCCGTACTATTACACTTATAGCGCGCAGGGATGTAAGGAATTACATTGGCGTTGACCTTCATAAAAATGTGCAGGCAGTGGCTTTTCATTCAGCCAATACCATTAGTAATACAGGGCACCACAAATGGGATACAGCTTATGGCATGCCATCTATCTGGATACTGGGTATGTTCGTAGCGGCTGAGAAAAATACGGTGATGATACCAGTGCGTAATGGTGGCACCGTAAATGATCATTATTTCGGGAAAGTACCGGAGGAGCGTTTACAGGCAAACGAAAAGATCGTGTACTTTAAAGCAGACGGGAAGTACCGTAGTAAGATAGGGTTGAAACAGCATGCCGGTTATAATTACCTCGGGAGTTATGATGCAGTACATAAGCTGCTGACCATTGTACAATTCACGTTGCCCACTACTGCACAACGGTATGTGAATTCATCCTGGGGCATACAGTCATTCCCCTTCAACGGTGACGCCATCAATGCCTATAACGATGGGCCTCCTGTTGAAGGCCAGCCACAGCTGGGCAATTTCTATGAACTGGAAAGCTCCTCTCCTGCCGCGGCATTAAAACCTGGCGGCAGTATGGAACATTATCACCGCACCATTCATCTCAGTGGGGATGATAAACACCTTGATCCTATTGTAAAAAAAGTATTCGGGGTTACTTTAGCGGAGATCAAAAAAGCACTATAGGTTTTTTATTTCAAGATTGTAGATATCCTTTAACCGCAGCAGGGTAAGGTCCCGGCTGGACTTAGGTATACCTATCTCCATTTCGCAAAAGAGCTGGATATCCTGTTTCAATACGGTGCAGTTATTTTGTTTCACTACCATCATCACATCGTTCAGGATCGTATAATCAAATACAAGGCGGTATTTTGCCTCCACATTCTTTTGCACAGCCGGGATAAGCTGCAGCACCATAGCGCAGGACATCTTGTATGCATTGATAAGGCCTGGCACACCGAGTAATGTTCCGCCAAAATAACGAACCACTACTACCATTACATCCGTTAGCTGCTTACTGTCAATCTGCCCCAGGATGGGTTTACCGGCAGAACCGGAAGGCTCTCCATCATCCACTGCACGGAATTGCAGGCCATCTGTTCCTAAGCGGTAGGCATAACAATGATGTGTTGCTTTGGGATGTTCTTTCTTTACTTCCTGCAGGCACTCTTTTACCTGGTCTGTTGTTTTAACGGGGTAGGCATATGCGAGGAATTTACTTCCTTTATCCTTGAATTCCGCTACTGCTGTTTTTTCTATTGTATAGTAAACTTCCATTTTTTAAGTTGATGAAGTATACATGGAAATGAGATCTCCCTGTACTTCCAGTTCTTCCTGCAATAATGCATTATGCAATACCGGTGCCGGCAAACCACCACCCAGTGCATGTTTTCCGGTGATCACCCGGGCTTCGTCCCAAACGTTATCTATAAACTGCTGTAATAAATGCGCGCCTCCTTCCACGATCATACTTTGAATATTATCTGCATGCAGGCGGGTTAAGAGTTGCGGAATAATATCCTTACTGAAATCAAATGTATCTTCTGACACAAAAATAGTGGGTGCTTCTTCACTATGCAACTGATAATGCCCCGGAACCTCCAAACGCCGGTCGATCACAATACGCAATGGTTGCCTGCCTGGCCAGAGACGTGCCGTTAACTTAGGATCATCTTTCAATGCAGTATGTTTACCTACCATAATGGCCATTTCCCTTGTACGCCATTGATGTACGAGCCGGTCGGTATAAGGATTGGAGATCCTTACGGGCTGGCCATCCGGGGGAGCAATAAAACCATCTGCAGACTGCGCCCACTTTAAAATGATGTAAGGCCTTTTCTTTTCATGAAAAGTAAAAAAGCGGCGGTTCACTGCTCTGCAGGCTTCTTCCAGTACACCGGTGATCACTTCTATCCCAGCATCTTTCATGCGTTGAATACCTTTACCTGCTACTGCAGAAAAAGTATCCACGCAACCCACCACTACCTTTGGGATCTTTCTTGCAATGATCAGATCTGCGCAGGGAGGGGTTTTACCATGATGGGCGCAAGGTTCCAGGCTCACGTACATGGTAGCTTTGGGGATCAGGGATTGTAATTCCTCCGGTACGCTATTGATGCAATTCACTTCTGCATGTGCCTGCCCGTATACACGATGAAAACCTTCTCCAATGATCCTGCCTTCATGCACGAGCACAGATCCCACCATAGGATTGGGAGCCACAGCACCCATACCTGTTTGTGACAGATCGACACAACGTTGCATAAAAAATTCGTGTGAAATACTTACCATGAATGCCTATGAAATATATATGTTTGCAAAAATATCGTTTCAGCGGCTATTTTCCGCTGATATCTAAAGATCATGACGATTCAAACTGCATTTGCCGGACTAGTGGCTGCGATTACACCATTGTACGATAACCGGGAAGCCGCCAATATAGCGCATCTCGTGATGGAACATATTACCGGATTAGGAAAACTGGATCGTGTTTTCCATAAAGACAGCGACCTTTCTGCACCCCAGGAGGCACAATATCAGCAGGCAATGACCGCTTTGCTGGAACACAGGCCTGTGCAGCATATTACTGGCAAAAGCTGGTTCTATGGCATGGAGCTGCTGGTGAACGAACAGGTATTGATCCCCCGTCCGGAAACAGAAGAACTGGTAGAATGGATCCTGCTGGACCATCCCGCCCAACCCGCCTGGCGTTTGCTGGACATTGGCACCGGCAGTGGCTGCATTCCCATTGCCCTTAAAAAACAGTGGCCAGCAGCAGATATGTGGGCCATGGACGTAAGCCCCAGCGCATTGGCCATCGCTACTAAAAATGCAGGGCTGCAACATACGCCTATCCGTTTTATTCCGCAGGATGTGCTGGCTACTGATGCATCAAAAGTATTGCCATCTTTAAACATCATCGTCAGCAATCCTCCTTATATCCGTGAATCCGAACGTGCGAATATGCAGGAGCAGGTAGAAGCTTTTGAACCTTCTATCGCTTTGTTTGTACCCGATAATGATCCCTTATTATTTTACCGGCGGATAGCCCGCCTGGCAAAAGAAAAGCTGGAACACGGCGGAAAATTGTATTTCGAGATCAACGAAGCGCTGGGTAAAGAAGTAGTGGAAATGCTGGAGGAGGAAGGCTTTAGGGAGGCCAAACTCAAACAGGATATGTTTGGGAAAGACCGGATGGTGAGGGCGGTAAAAAAATAAGCGGTAGTACTCCGCATGCAAAAAAAATAACTGCACCCTTTTGCAGGATGCAGTTACCTTAATTATTTCTTCTATTTTTTAGCTGCTGCGCTCTGTGGGTTGGCCGTTCCCAATACTGTTTTAGCCCCCAATTCCCTGGCGATCTGCATCACACTCACCACTACCCCGATAGGTACTGTTTCTTCCGCATTGATCACGATAGTAGGATCTACTTCGTTGGGAGATAACTTAGGAACCAATGTTTCCTTCAATTGTTCAAAATTCACTTTATTGGTGCCCACAAAAAACTGCTGATGTGCATCGATGCTCACTACAACAGTCTGCTTTGCTTTGGTATTACTTTTGGCCTTCGGCAACATTAGTTTGATAACGTTGGGATTGGCCAGTGATGACACGATCAGAAAGAACAACAGGAGAATGAACAGGATATCGTTCAATGCTCCGCTATGTAATTCTGCCGATCCTTTTTTACGCCTCCGCAAATTCATATATCGTAATTTATTTCGTCGGTGTTTGCATTAGATCAATAAACTCGCCGGTGGTGGCTTCCATTTTATTGATCACTTTATCGATCTGTGCATTCAGGTAACTGTAACCAATATAGGCAACGAGCCCGATGATCAGACCTGCGGCAGAGGTAACCATTTTCACATAGATACCACCGGCGATAGTGCTGAGTGTGATATCTGATGTCTGGGAGATATTGAAGAAGGTCTGGATCATCCCTGCGATGGTACCAAGGAAACCGAACATAGGAGCAATACCTGCCACGATGGCCAGGATCACCAGGTTCTTTTCCATTTTATATATTTCCAGCTTACCTACGTTCTCCATTGATTTCTCAATATTGTCGATAGGTTTACCAATGCGCTGGATGCCTTTATCGATCATCCGTGCAATGGGGCTGTTGGTATTCTTGGATAAAGAACGGGCGGCATTGATATTATCAGAGGTGATGTGATCACGGATCATGGGCATAAAGTTATCTTCTAACTTTCCTGCCTTTTGAATGGTGATGAACCTTTCAACGAATACATATACCGCAATTACAGAAAGGATACCCAATGGGATCATCAGGGGTCCACCTTTCACGATCATATCCCATAACCTGATCTCCTGAGCTGTGGCAGCTGCTGCATTTACACCCGCGGCCACAGTGTCCGCTTTGGGGAGTAAAAGAGAGTCCTGCATAAACGTAACGAGTCCTAGCAACATGAATTTAATTTTAACATTCGAGTTCTATAAGGGGTTAAAGTAATAATAAAAACGGATTTAGACGTAATTTATTATCAACTTCTCTCTTCCCAGACCTGTACAAGCTCGATAATGGTGTTCACTGCTTTCTGCATATCCTGCACGCTTACATACTCCTGTTTGCTGTGCAGGGCCATTTCTCCTGTAAAGATATTGGGGCAGGGCAGGCCCATAAACGACAAGCGGGAACCATCGGTACCGCCGCGGATGCTCATTCTTTCCAGTTTGATGCCTGCGCGTTTGATAGCTTCCTCAGCATTGGCCACTACCTGCGGATGTTTATCCAACACCTCTTTCATATTACGGTATTGCTCTGTGACCTTCATAGTGGCTGTGGCGCCGGGATGGCGGGCTACCGTGCTTTCCATGATCTTACGCAGGTAAAATTCATGCCCTTCCAGTTCTGCTGCGGTAAAATCCCGGATGATGAATTCTATTTCTGCTTTTTCCACCATGCCTTCTATACGTACGGGATGAATAAACCCCTGGCGGTCTTCTGTGGTTTCGGGAGAGAGGATATCTTTTGGCAATGCGCTCACTATTTCCGCCGCTACTTTGATGGCGCTCACCAGTTTGCCTTTTGCTGTACCAGGATGTACACTCACACCCTGGATACTGATCTTCACTCCATCTGCAGCAAAGGTCTCATCTTCCAGTGATCCCAATTCTCCGCCATCCATGGTGTAACCAAACCGTGCGCCCAGCTGTTCCATGTTCACATGTTGTACACCACGGCCTACTTCTTCATCCGGCGTGAAGAGGATGCGGATCTTTCCATGTTTTATTTCGGGATGCTGTAGGAGATAAGATGCGGCATCCATGATCTCTGCCACGCCTGCTTTATTATCCGCGCCCAGCAAGGTATTGCCGCTGGCGGTGATAATATCGTCTCCTATTTTCCCCTGGAGATATGGATGATCTTTTGTGCGGATCACCTGTGTGGTATCATCCGGCAGGATAATGTCCTCCCCATTGTAGGCCTTGTGCACAATTGGTTTCACATTGGTACCGCTGCAATCAGGGGCGGTATCCATGTGTGCGCAAAGGCAGATCACGGGCACCTCTTTTGTAGTAGTAGCGGGGATCGTAGCATACACATATCCGAATTCGTCTGTTACCGCATCTGTGATACCTATCTCCAGTAATTCATTTACCAGCAGCTTTGCCAGGTCTTTCTGCTTTGCTGTGGAAGGGAATGTGGTGCTGAGCGGATCTGACTGCGTGTCTATCTGAACATAACGCAGGAAGCGTTCTGTTACCGAATAAGCATAATTTTTATCCATTGGGCAAACCTATTAAAAAAGGCTGTCTTGCAGACAGCCTTTCCCTATATTTCACAAAAATTTCTATATTAAACGATCTCTACCAGTTCAATATCGAAGATCAGTGGTTCACCAGCCAGCGGATGGTTAGCATCCAGTGTGATAAACTCTGCTCCAACGGCAGCCACTCTTACAGGGAACACCTGGCCCTGAGGATTGCTCATTTGTAATTCCATGCCTACTTCGGGATTCAGATCAGCAGGAATATTAGCCTTGGGGAACTCCATGATCAACTCATCGCTCTTGGGGCCATATGCTTCTTCTACAGGGATGTTCAGGGTCTTTTTCTCCCCCACTTTCATATCCAGAACTCCGTTATCGAAACCTTTGATCACAGAACCGGTTCCCACTTTGAATTCCAAGGGAGCTTTCCCTTCGGATTTATCAAAGGTGTCACCATTCTCTAAACGGCCGTGATAGTGCACCCGAACGGTATCACCGGTCTTTACTTGTTGCATATAAATAATTTAAAATGATACAATAGGGTGTGAAGGTACAGATTTTGTTTTTGATTTCTGGGACCCGCCTGTTAATTTGTCCGGCATTGCTTATCCGTGCAAATTATATATTTATTTTTAGCATACAATATCTGCTGCTGAATTCCAAGACTTCTAATACATTTGCATCCATGAGGATAATTTTCATGGGTACGCCCGAATTTGCCGTTGCTTCCCTGGATGCGCTCGTTCAGAACGGATACAATGTGGTAGCTGTGGTTACAGCTCCTGATAAGCCCGCCGGCAGAGGTTTGCAGTTACAGCAAAGTGAAGTAAAGCAATATGCGCTGAGCAGGAACATTCCTGTATTGCAGCCGGAGAAACTGAAGAACCCTGATTTCATTGAAGAATTGCGTTCCTACAAAGCAGACCTGCAGGTGGTGGTGGCTTTTCGTATGTTGCCGGAAATTGTGTGGGATATGCCGCCATTGGGAACGATCAATGTACATGCATCCTTACTGCCACAATACCGTGGCGCGGCTCCTATTAACTGGGCTGTTATCAACGGGGAATCTGTATCCGGCGTTACTACTTTCAAATTACAACATGCTATCGATACCGGAAATATCCTTTTTACCGTGGAAGTTCCTATCCGTGAAGATGAAACTGCCGGGGAATTATATGCCGAATTAATGACAGCAGGCGCAGGTGTATTGCTGAAAACCGTGGCTGCTTTGAAAGAAGGGAATGCGCCGGAACTTGTGCAGAACAACATTCCTGAAAGCGAATTGAAACATGCACCGAAGATCTTCAAGGAAGATTGTAAAATTAAGTGGGAAGATACGGTGGACAATATCTATAACCTCATACGCGGGCTGAGCCCGTACCCTACAGCCTTCACCTTATTGAATGATAAAACATTGAAGATCTTTAAAGCGGAGAAAGAACATACGAAACATGCGCATGCATTGGGTTCTGTACATACAGATCAGAAAACTTTCCTCAAGTTTGC includes the following:
- the fmt gene encoding methionyl-tRNA formyltransferase translates to MRIIFMGTPEFAVASLDALVQNGYNVVAVVTAPDKPAGRGLQLQQSEVKQYALSRNIPVLQPEKLKNPDFIEELRSYKADLQVVVAFRMLPEIVWDMPPLGTINVHASLLPQYRGAAPINWAVINGESVSGVTTFKLQHAIDTGNILFTVEVPIREDETAGELYAELMTAGAGVLLKTVAALKEGNAPELVQNNIPESELKHAPKIFKEDCKIKWEDTVDNIYNLIRGLSPYPTAFTLLNDKTLKIFKAEKEHTKHAHALGSVHTDQKTFLKFAADGGYISLVELQLEGKKKMGVVEFLRGYRF
- a CDS encoding FKBP-type peptidyl-prolyl cis-trans isomerase, which produces MQQVKTGDTVRVHYHGRLENGDTFDKSEGKAPLEFKVGTGSVIKGFDNGVLDMKVGEKKTLNIPVEEAYGPKSDELIMEFPKANIPADLNPEVGMELQMSNPQGQVFPVRVAAVGAEFITLDANHPLAGEPLIFDIELVEIV
- a CDS encoding ExbD/TolR family protein, whose amino-acid sequence is MNLRRRKKGSAELHSGALNDILFILLLFFLIVSSLANPNVIKLMLPKAKSNTKAKQTVVVSIDAHQQFFVGTNKVNFEQLKETLVPKLSPNEVDPTIVINAEETVPIGVVVSVMQIARELGAKTVLGTANPQSAAAKK
- a CDS encoding IMPACT family protein, whose product is MEVYYTIEKTAVAEFKDKGSKFLAYAYPVKTTDQVKECLQEVKKEHPKATHHCYAYRLGTDGLQFRAVDDGEPSGSAGKPILGQIDSKQLTDVMVVVVRYFGGTLLGVPGLINAYKMSCAMVLQLIPAVQKNVEAKYRLVFDYTILNDVMMVVKQNNCTVLKQDIQLFCEMEIGIPKSSRDLTLLRLKDIYNLEIKNL
- the pepT gene encoding peptidase T, which gives rise to MDKNYAYSVTERFLRYVQIDTQSDPLSTTFPSTAKQKDLAKLLVNELLEIGITDAVTDEFGYVYATIPATTTKEVPVICLCAHMDTAPDCSGTNVKPIVHKAYNGEDIILPDDTTQVIRTKDHPYLQGKIGDDIITASGNTLLGADNKAGVAEIMDAASYLLQHPEIKHGKIRILFTPDEEVGRGVQHVNMEQLGARFGYTMDGGELGSLEDETFAADGVKISIQGVSVHPGTAKGKLVSAIKVAAEIVSALPKDILSPETTEDRQGFIHPVRIEGMVEKAEIEFIIRDFTAAELEGHEFYLRKIMESTVARHPGATATMKVTEQYRNMKEVLDKHPQVVANAEEAIKRAGIKLERMSIRGGTDGSRLSFMGLPCPNIFTGEMALHSKQEYVSVQDMQKAVNTIIELVQVWEERS
- the prmC gene encoding peptide chain release factor N(5)-glutamine methyltransferase; this encodes MTIQTAFAGLVAAITPLYDNREAANIAHLVMEHITGLGKLDRVFHKDSDLSAPQEAQYQQAMTALLEHRPVQHITGKSWFYGMELLVNEQVLIPRPETEELVEWILLDHPAQPAWRLLDIGTGSGCIPIALKKQWPAADMWAMDVSPSALAIATKNAGLQHTPIRFIPQDVLATDASKVLPSLNIIVSNPPYIRESERANMQEQVEAFEPSIALFVPDNDPLLFYRRIARLAKEKLEHGGKLYFEINEALGKEVVEMLEEEGFREAKLKQDMFGKDRMVRAVKK
- a CDS encoding DUF6786 family protein, with amino-acid sequence MRKCILYGALFLMACGQRTQQQEQTQQTDKKETITRPDNFGADVAFLKEYVETVILTDSTSKAAIAIVPAWQGRVMTSTAAGNDGRSLGWLNHDLIASKKTQPHINAYGGEDRFWLGPEGSQNSFYFAPGDTFDLAHWQVPAALDTEPFKLISKTKGTVTFERDIQLTNYKGHVFDIKATRTITLIARRDVRNYIGVDLHKNVQAVAFHSANTISNTGHHKWDTAYGMPSIWILGMFVAAEKNTVMIPVRNGGTVNDHYFGKVPEERLQANEKIVYFKADGKYRSKIGLKQHAGYNYLGSYDAVHKLLTIVQFTLPTTAQRYVNSSWGIQSFPFNGDAINAYNDGPPVEGQPQLGNFYELESSSPAAALKPGGSMEHYHRTIHLSGDDKHLDPIVKKVFGVTLAEIKKAL
- a CDS encoding MotA/TolQ/ExbB proton channel family protein, whose translation is MLLGLVTFMQDSLLLPKADTVAAGVNAAAATAQEIRLWDMIVKGGPLMIPLGILSVIAVYVFVERFITIQKAGKLEDNFMPMIRDHITSDNINAARSLSKNTNSPIARMIDKGIQRIGKPIDNIEKSMENVGKLEIYKMEKNLVILAIVAGIAPMFGFLGTIAGMIQTFFNISQTSDITLSTIAGGIYVKMVTSAAGLIIGLVAYIGYSYLNAQIDKVINKMEATTGEFIDLMQTPTK
- a CDS encoding MFS transporter codes for the protein MTSFLVPRRRRWFIIFIIFLAIVFNYFDRQIVSILKPVIKDEYHLGDEGYALILNIFTVCYAIMYPVSGWLVDKFGAKKVMFAGIIGWSVACIGGGISRTFGQFTFFRGLLGMAEPTNFPAQLKVIAVWFPGKLRATANSLCVAGSSIGAIIAPPLVAWLAITYNWHTVFIVAGVTGLIIALLWIIIYKAPPPGVASAAVEITASAFTWRQLWTRKSLWGILLIRLVSDPVWYFCLFWLPGYLQEESGLSLVQMGMFGWIPFLVADLGAIGTSIWSDAMVRKGKAPLKARKIMLSSVAIVAPLCMLTPYLKHPFATLLIFSIVAVACLSWLFTISVVIAEAFPVKNVASVLGIAGGFGALGAVLFNYFTGQFMGTIGAEKVFIAMAFLHPIAVLILWTMVKQEKPKIS
- the ribD gene encoding bifunctional diaminohydroxyphosphoribosylaminopyrimidine deaminase/5-amino-6-(5-phosphoribosylamino)uracil reductase RibD, whose amino-acid sequence is MVSISHEFFMQRCVDLSQTGMGAVAPNPMVGSVLVHEGRIIGEGFHRVYGQAHAEVNCINSVPEELQSLIPKATMYVSLEPCAHHGKTPPCADLIIARKIPKVVVGCVDTFSAVAGKGIQRMKDAGIEVITGVLEEACRAVNRRFFTFHEKKRPYIILKWAQSADGFIAPPDGQPVRISNPYTDRLVHQWRTREMAIMVGKHTALKDDPKLTARLWPGRQPLRIVIDRRLEVPGHYQLHSEEAPTIFVSEDTFDFSKDIIPQLLTRLHADNIQSMIVEGGAHLLQQFIDNVWDEARVITGKHALGGGLPAPVLHNALLQEELEVQGDLISMYTSST